One Glycine soja cultivar W05 chromosome 2, ASM419377v2, whole genome shotgun sequence genomic region harbors:
- the LOC114398510 gene encoding protein RADIALIS-like 3 — MASNSHNNNKEIFSSWTRMQNKQFESALALYDQDTPDRWQNIAKVVGDKSAEEVKRHYEILLEDLRHIESGRVPIPSYKSTDNNQERPLKCLNQH; from the coding sequence ATGGCTTCAAACTCCCACAACAATAACAAGGAAATTTTTTCCTCTTGGACACGCATGCAGAACAAGCAATTCGAAAGCGCACTTGCCTTGTATGATCAAGACACCCCAGATCGATGGCAAAACATAGCAAAAGTGGTTGGTGATAAATCGGCTGAGGAAGTGAAGAGACACTATGAAATCCTTTTGGAGGACCTTAGGCATATAGAGTCTGGACGTGTTCCAATTCCCAGCTATAAGTCCACAGATAATAATCAAGAGAG